In Candidatus Nitronauta litoralis, one DNA window encodes the following:
- a CDS encoding DUF1501 domain-containing protein, translating into MTAFAVASKMFPFQSLNALAQTSEDYKALVCVFLLGGNDADNTVLPISGQARSDYDSVRSSLSISASSLLPIGTVNHSTYGSTDYGLHPSMSGIQGLSDNLAIVANMGNLVEPMTKEEYRNRTKERPLSLFSHSNQQDQMQTASPGESSSTGWGGRIIDNMPGVNNPSTFPTGVSLSGSNKFLAGSPSQAATISGSGGFQLSGLGGSFGEARTTAVQEMLDFDTGFSLVQHASSIFSDGLAIGEVINDALRNTTINTPFPSGSLGTRLRQVAQLIKSRSALGMKRQIFFVSTGGYDTHSNQPGRHSSLLTGLSEAMTAFYTATEELGIPQKVTSFTLTDFGRTFQPNQRGGSDHAWGGTQFILGGAVNSGIYGNFPTLQLDGPDTTDSRGRWIPTTSLDQCGATLATWYGLDPAELDTVFPNLSNFSSNNLGFV; encoded by the coding sequence ATGACGGCTTTCGCCGTTGCATCAAAAATGTTTCCCTTTCAATCCCTGAACGCATTGGCACAAACCTCTGAGGACTACAAAGCACTGGTGTGTGTATTTTTATTAGGTGGAAATGATGCAGACAATACCGTGCTTCCCATTTCCGGGCAGGCCCGCAGTGACTACGACTCCGTCAGGTCCAGTCTTTCAATTTCGGCGAGTAGCCTGTTACCAATCGGGACAGTGAATCACAGCACTTATGGTTCTACTGATTATGGATTACATCCCAGTATGTCTGGAATCCAGGGTCTTTCAGATAATCTGGCGATTGTGGCTAATATGGGGAACCTGGTCGAACCGATGACCAAAGAAGAATATAGAAACCGCACCAAGGAGCGCCCTCTTTCCCTCTTCTCGCATTCCAATCAGCAGGACCAGATGCAGACAGCAAGTCCTGGTGAAAGTTCTTCCACCGGCTGGGGTGGCCGGATAATAGACAATATGCCTGGGGTCAACAATCCCTCAACATTCCCAACCGGTGTCTCTCTTTCCGGTTCGAACAAGTTTCTTGCCGGCTCACCCTCCCAGGCGGCAACTATTTCGGGAAGTGGTGGATTCCAATTGAGTGGTCTCGGAGGCAGCTTTGGGGAAGCACGTACAACGGCAGTTCAGGAGATGCTCGATTTTGATACAGGTTTCAGCCTGGTCCAACACGCCAGCTCCATTTTCTCTGACGGGCTCGCCATTGGTGAAGTCATCAACGATGCCTTGCGCAACACAACAATCAACACGCCCTTCCCTTCCGGTTCACTCGGAACACGGTTAAGGCAAGTCGCACAGTTAATCAAGTCACGCTCAGCTCTGGGGATGAAAAGACAAATCTTTTTTGTCTCGACAGGGGGTTACGACACCCATTCCAATCAACCCGGCCGGCATTCCTCATTACTGACCGGGTTAAGCGAAGCCATGACGGCCTTCTATACCGCAACCGAAGAGCTTGGGATTCCGCAAAAGGTCACTTCTTTTACCCTCACTGATTTTGGTCGTACTTTTCAACCAAACCAGAGAGGCGGGTCGGACCATGCCTGGGGCGGAACCCAGTTTATTCTAGGTGGGGCTGTGAATTCTGGCATCTATGGAAACTTCCCAACTTTGCAGTTGGACGGCCCGGACACAACGGACAGTCGAGGTCGCTGGATTCCAACTACGAGCCTTGATCAGTGTGGTGCCACGCTGGCTACCTGGTACGGTCTGGACCCGGCGGAGCTCGATACTGTGTTTCCAAATCTTTCCAACTTTTCGAGTAACAACCTGGGTTTTGTATAG